One genomic window of Microbacterium testaceum StLB037 includes the following:
- a CDS encoding LacI family DNA-binding transcriptional regulator: MPQRTARLADVARAAGVSLPTASQVMNGTGRVAEATRERVLNAARDLDYRPNALARSVALGRSRTIGVLAENAAGAFCMPVLIGVNRALSDHNLASILYDARHDASLRREHVRHMLDRQVDGIIVIGEGPDVPIADIGASESHPVVHAFGPYDADRAVSVHPDEHAGGRLAARTLIEAGRRRIAHVTAAADLPSVRERSRGFSDALSEAGLTPATVLHGGFSRDWGHRAAEMLLAEAPDADAVFAGSDAIAVGLAAGLEAAGVRVPDDIAIVGYDHVSGYGDDVDPYLASIDPRLTTVGERAARYLIAALEEKEGDATPVAPVYAPGSTVRGGDAARLRLVETLLRTVTAPPVGGVASSGPSPATP, encoded by the coding sequence ATGCCCCAGAGAACCGCGCGCCTGGCCGACGTCGCCCGCGCTGCGGGGGTGTCGCTCCCCACGGCCTCGCAGGTGATGAACGGGACCGGGCGCGTCGCCGAGGCCACGCGGGAACGCGTGCTCAACGCCGCCCGCGACCTCGACTACCGCCCCAACGCGCTGGCACGCAGCGTCGCCCTCGGACGCAGCCGCACGATCGGGGTGCTCGCCGAGAACGCGGCCGGTGCCTTCTGCATGCCCGTGCTGATCGGTGTGAACCGCGCCCTGAGCGACCACAACCTGGCGAGCATCCTCTACGACGCTCGCCACGACGCTTCCCTTCGCCGCGAGCACGTGCGGCACATGCTCGATCGGCAGGTCGACGGCATCATCGTCATCGGCGAGGGGCCCGACGTCCCGATCGCCGACATCGGCGCGAGCGAATCTCACCCCGTCGTCCACGCCTTCGGGCCGTACGATGCGGACCGCGCGGTGAGCGTGCACCCCGACGAGCACGCCGGAGGAAGGCTCGCCGCGCGCACCCTCATCGAGGCGGGGCGCCGACGGATCGCACACGTGACCGCCGCCGCGGACCTTCCGTCGGTGCGCGAACGCTCCCGCGGCTTCTCCGACGCGCTGAGCGAGGCGGGCCTCACCCCCGCCACGGTCCTGCACGGCGGCTTCAGCCGCGATTGGGGCCACCGCGCCGCCGAGATGCTCCTCGCCGAAGCGCCCGACGCCGACGCGGTGTTCGCGGGCAGCGACGCGATCGCCGTGGGACTGGCGGCGGGGCTCGAAGCGGCCGGCGTGCGGGTGCCCGACGACATCGCGATCGTCGGGTACGACCACGTCTCCGGCTACGGCGACGACGTCGATCCGTACCTCGCGTCGATCGATCCGCGACTGACGACGGTGGGCGAGCGAGCGGCCCGGTACCTCATCGCCGCACTCGAAGAGAAGGAGGGGGATGCCACGCCCGTGGCGCCCGTCTACGCCCCCGGATCGACGGTACGCGGCGGCGATGCGGCCCGCCTGCGTCTCGTGGAGACGCTGCTGCGCACGGTGACCGCGCCGCCGGTGGGCGGCGTGGCCTCGAGCGGCCCGAGCCCGGCGACACCGTGA
- a CDS encoding GDSL-type esterase/lipase family protein, which translates to MNELRHTTRFPSAAAEVVGALGFAPGRYGVAPRRLPDWTRRQIPDPGFDFVVGMTSGVRVAVTTGASAIELELAVIGIAPGGLALVELVVDGERLDAVSIPADEQTLLAADGSSTQERPPARVSFRLPRADRPTSSVELWLPHTTAVELVALRADAPFEPPRDTRRVWLHHGSSISQCGEASGPTRTWPAIAAARGGVSLRSLGFSGNAVGDPFVARTIRDHPAEAISIEIGINVVNGDLMRRRAFAPVLHGVLDTIREGHPATPLVVLGPIPCPSLESMPGPTVIDPATGQAASAGNVRELDRGAMSLGTVREVLHEVLSSRSDDPLLFGLDGRELLPEAEVGDLDDGLHPNAAAYERMGRRFADYAFAPGGPFSPSAAPRS; encoded by the coding sequence GTGAACGAACTCCGCCACACGACACGTTTCCCCTCCGCCGCAGCCGAGGTGGTGGGCGCTCTGGGGTTCGCGCCCGGCCGGTACGGCGTGGCGCCGCGACGGCTCCCCGACTGGACGCGCCGGCAGATCCCCGACCCGGGATTCGACTTCGTCGTCGGCATGACCTCGGGCGTCCGCGTGGCTGTCACGACGGGCGCGAGCGCGATCGAGCTCGAGCTCGCCGTGATCGGCATCGCGCCCGGGGGGCTCGCCCTCGTCGAACTCGTCGTGGACGGGGAGCGGCTGGATGCGGTCTCGATCCCGGCCGACGAGCAGACGCTCCTGGCGGCGGACGGCTCCTCGACGCAGGAACGACCGCCCGCGCGAGTGTCCTTCCGCCTCCCCCGCGCCGACAGACCGACGTCGTCCGTCGAACTGTGGCTCCCCCACACCACCGCGGTGGAGCTCGTGGCGCTCCGCGCCGACGCCCCCTTCGAACCTCCCCGCGACACTCGCCGGGTCTGGCTGCACCACGGTTCGTCGATCAGCCAGTGCGGCGAGGCATCCGGTCCCACCCGGACCTGGCCCGCGATCGCCGCAGCCCGCGGCGGAGTGAGCCTGCGCAGCCTCGGGTTCAGCGGCAACGCCGTGGGCGATCCGTTCGTCGCTCGGACGATCAGAGACCACCCGGCGGAGGCGATCAGCATCGAGATCGGCATCAACGTCGTCAACGGCGACCTCATGCGTCGGCGCGCATTCGCGCCGGTGCTGCACGGAGTGCTCGACACCATTCGCGAGGGGCATCCCGCCACGCCCCTCGTGGTGCTCGGTCCGATCCCGTGCCCGTCGCTGGAGAGCATGCCGGGCCCGACCGTCATCGACCCGGCGACGGGGCAGGCGGCGAGCGCGGGGAACGTCCGAGAACTCGATCGCGGCGCGATGAGCCTCGGCACGGTCCGGGAGGTCCTGCACGAGGTCCTCTCCAGCCGGTCCGACGATCCTCTCCTGTTCGGCCTCGACGGACGCGAGCTGCTGCCCGAGGCCGAGGTCGGCGATCTCGACGACGGCCTGCACCCCAACGCCGCGGCGTACGAGCGCATGGGGAGGCGGTTCGCCGACTACGCCTTCGCTCCCGGCGGCCCCTTCTCGCCGAGCGCCGCCCCCAGGTCCTGA
- a CDS encoding glycoside hydrolase family 2 protein: MLTRITTEPLWLLRSLSGPVPEGISGRTFDAPVPGDVHMALRDAGAIPDPFDDDNEHRLSWIGRSDWEYRTTLPRVGGTPERIDVVFHGVDTHATVAIDGAERARLTNMHRTWRVPAPELAAASAELCVALRSPVAAAEAERDRLGARWTVFSSLSPFIRKNACAFGWDWGPSLPGSGIWREVEVEAWSTARLSAVRPTVGLLGADGVVSLDIELERTERTGRDADLGVLVEVGGARTWIPAPARAERLRGELVVRRPELWWPTGMGRAALHELTVTLVDTHGTALDVWTQHIGFRDLVVEQVPDGEGRGFGLTVNGIPLFVRGFNWIPDDTSPARVTASDIRRRIAETLDLGANLLRVWGGGVFESDDFYRACDEAGILVWQDFLFACAAYPEEEPFTTEVEAEARENITRLMSHPSLALWNGNNENLWFWFLHDWEHKLDGATWGEGFYIDLLPRLVAELDPARAYLVGSPSSGGRWDEPNDPSRGIVHWWIPDDYRAYDDVRPRFVSEFGFQGPPARATFDAVVHDASPAPFSPGSVQRQKAEGGTERINDVLDAHFGVPHDFDEWYWLAQLDQARAVRYGIERFRTLEPFCRGTIVWQLNDCWPALSWSMIDVADRYKPVAYAVREAYRPRIVVLRHEDGSPTLFACNSTAEPWDATIDAQRWTRGCHAAGVTLHAHVPAHTAIEVPLGALATGLAGDELLVATVGTTDATDAGDARPVRSVLLGGTDREYPDSAPRFDVQTTPAPDGVVVRLTADTLLRDATLLVDRIDPDAHVDRTLETLLPGESADWHVRTTLPASFTVEAVRAALHTARAATARDDAYRGLAQLEAEKQAAPTG; encoded by the coding sequence GTGCTCACCCGTATCACCACCGAGCCCCTCTGGCTGCTGCGCAGCCTGTCCGGCCCTGTTCCCGAGGGAATCTCCGGGCGCACCTTCGACGCGCCCGTTCCCGGGGACGTCCACATGGCACTGCGCGACGCCGGCGCGATCCCCGACCCCTTCGACGATGACAACGAGCACCGCCTGTCGTGGATCGGCCGATCCGACTGGGAATACCGCACGACCCTGCCCCGCGTCGGCGGAACACCCGAGCGCATCGACGTCGTGTTCCACGGTGTCGACACCCATGCCACGGTCGCGATCGACGGTGCCGAGCGCGCCCGCCTGACCAACATGCATCGCACGTGGCGCGTACCGGCGCCCGAACTCGCCGCGGCATCCGCCGAGCTCTGCGTCGCCCTCCGCTCCCCGGTCGCGGCGGCCGAAGCGGAGCGCGACCGCCTCGGCGCGCGGTGGACCGTGTTCAGCAGCCTGTCTCCCTTCATCCGCAAGAACGCGTGCGCGTTCGGCTGGGACTGGGGACCCTCCCTTCCAGGCTCCGGGATCTGGCGCGAGGTCGAGGTGGAAGCCTGGTCGACCGCGCGGTTGAGCGCCGTCCGCCCCACCGTGGGGCTGCTCGGCGCCGACGGCGTCGTCTCCCTCGACATCGAGCTCGAGCGCACCGAGCGAACGGGGCGCGACGCCGACCTCGGCGTCCTCGTCGAGGTCGGCGGGGCTCGCACCTGGATCCCGGCACCCGCGCGCGCCGAACGGCTTCGCGGCGAGCTGGTCGTGCGCCGCCCGGAACTCTGGTGGCCCACCGGGATGGGACGCGCGGCGCTGCACGAACTGACGGTGACGCTCGTCGACACGCACGGGACGGCGCTGGACGTCTGGACGCAGCACATCGGCTTCCGCGACCTCGTCGTGGAGCAGGTCCCGGACGGCGAAGGACGCGGGTTCGGCCTCACGGTCAACGGCATCCCGCTCTTCGTCCGGGGCTTCAACTGGATCCCCGACGACACTTCTCCGGCCCGGGTGACGGCATCCGATATCCGCCGTCGCATCGCGGAGACGCTCGACCTCGGCGCGAACCTCCTGCGGGTCTGGGGTGGCGGCGTGTTCGAATCGGACGACTTCTATCGCGCCTGCGACGAGGCCGGCATCCTCGTCTGGCAGGACTTCCTCTTCGCGTGCGCGGCCTACCCCGAGGAGGAGCCGTTCACGACCGAGGTCGAGGCGGAGGCACGCGAGAACATCACCCGGTTGATGTCCCACCCGAGCCTCGCCCTGTGGAACGGCAACAACGAGAACCTCTGGTTCTGGTTCCTCCACGACTGGGAGCACAAGCTCGACGGGGCGACCTGGGGAGAGGGCTTCTACATCGACCTGCTTCCCCGTCTCGTGGCCGAGCTGGACCCCGCTCGCGCGTATCTCGTCGGGAGCCCCTCGTCGGGCGGTCGCTGGGACGAGCCGAACGACCCGTCCCGCGGCATCGTGCACTGGTGGATCCCCGACGACTACCGCGCCTACGACGACGTGCGCCCCCGCTTCGTCTCCGAGTTCGGATTCCAGGGACCCCCCGCCCGCGCGACCTTCGACGCGGTCGTGCATGACGCGTCCCCCGCGCCGTTCTCGCCGGGATCGGTGCAGCGCCAGAAGGCCGAGGGCGGAACGGAGCGCATCAACGATGTGCTCGACGCGCACTTCGGCGTCCCGCACGACTTCGACGAGTGGTACTGGCTCGCCCAGCTGGACCAGGCTCGCGCCGTCCGGTACGGCATCGAGCGCTTCCGCACCCTCGAGCCGTTCTGCCGGGGCACCATCGTCTGGCAACTCAATGACTGCTGGCCCGCCCTCTCGTGGTCGATGATCGACGTCGCCGACCGGTACAAGCCCGTCGCCTACGCGGTGCGCGAGGCGTATCGCCCGCGCATCGTCGTCCTGCGGCACGAGGACGGCTCGCCGACGCTGTTCGCCTGCAACAGCACGGCCGAGCCGTGGGACGCGACGATCGATGCCCAACGCTGGACACGTGGATGCCACGCCGCCGGTGTCACTCTGCACGCACACGTCCCCGCCCACACGGCGATCGAGGTCCCGCTCGGCGCGCTCGCAACCGGACTCGCGGGCGACGAGCTGCTCGTCGCGACGGTGGGCACGACGGATGCCACCGACGCCGGCGACGCGCGACCCGTCCGCAGCGTCCTCCTGGGTGGGACCGACCGCGAGTACCCGGACAGCGCGCCCCGCTTCGACGTCCAGACAACGCCCGCGCCCGACGGAGTGGTGGTGCGGCTGACCGCGGACACACTCCTGAGGGATGCGACGTTGCTCGTCGACCGCATCGACCCCGACGCCCACGTCGACCGCACCCTCGAGACCCTGCTGCCCGGCGAGAGCGCCGACTGGCACGTCCGCACGACTCTTCCCGCCTCCTTCACGGTCGAGGCCGTACGGGCGGCCCTGCACACGGCCCGCGCCGCGACCGCGCGAGACGACGCGTATCGAGGTCTCGCCCAGCTGGAGGCCGAGAAGCAGGCCGCGCCGACAGGGTGA
- a CDS encoding carbohydrate ABC transporter permease has translation MALLTRPARVALPPEQPAIPQRRGGTAGYWLYLLPGFVLLLVIVIVPLVWNVFLTFTKWRGVGDPEFIGLANWTKLLGDEDFWTSFANSVWMILAMVVVPTVVGLTVAALLFDVVGRKFGGKVGSFLRATYYLPQILPIAVAGIVIGWIVRPGDTGALNQILTSLGLPAYDWLGQMPSALIVLMVVLVWVQIGYPVVVFMAALQRVDPELYEAAELDGANWFQRFTAITMSIIRPEIFVVTLTCTIAALKVFGPVYVITQGGPAGSTIVPAYYAYLEFFTKRNVGYGATIATVLTIVVVIVSIVFIRVQGSLERKERAGL, from the coding sequence ATGGCTCTCCTGACCCGCCCGGCGCGCGTGGCACTGCCACCCGAACAGCCGGCCATCCCCCAACGCCGGGGCGGCACCGCCGGCTACTGGCTCTACCTGCTGCCCGGCTTCGTGCTGCTGCTCGTGATCGTCATCGTTCCGCTGGTGTGGAACGTGTTCCTCACCTTCACGAAGTGGCGGGGCGTCGGCGACCCCGAGTTCATCGGACTCGCGAACTGGACGAAGCTCCTCGGCGACGAGGACTTCTGGACCTCGTTCGCGAACTCGGTGTGGATGATCCTGGCGATGGTCGTCGTGCCGACCGTGGTCGGTCTCACCGTCGCCGCGCTGCTCTTCGACGTCGTCGGCCGCAAGTTCGGCGGCAAGGTCGGCAGCTTCCTCCGCGCGACCTACTACCTGCCGCAGATCCTGCCGATCGCCGTCGCCGGCATCGTGATCGGCTGGATCGTCCGCCCCGGTGACACGGGCGCGCTCAACCAGATCCTCACGAGCCTCGGTCTGCCCGCCTACGACTGGCTCGGGCAGATGCCCTCGGCCCTCATCGTGCTCATGGTCGTGCTCGTGTGGGTGCAGATCGGCTACCCCGTCGTGGTCTTCATGGCGGCGCTCCAACGCGTCGACCCCGAGCTGTACGAGGCCGCGGAGCTCGACGGCGCGAACTGGTTCCAGCGCTTCACCGCGATCACGATGAGCATCATCCGGCCCGAGATCTTCGTCGTGACCCTCACGTGCACGATCGCGGCGCTCAAGGTCTTCGGCCCGGTCTACGTCATCACCCAGGGCGGACCCGCCGGCTCCACGATCGTCCCGGCCTACTACGCCTACCTCGAGTTCTTCACGAAGCGGAACGTCGGCTACGGCGCGACGATCGCGACCGTGCTCACGATCGTCGTCGTCATCGTCTCGATCGTGTTCATCCGCGTGCAGGGCTCGCTCGAGCGCAAGGAAAGGGCGGGACTGTGA
- the yicI gene encoding alpha-xylosidase, translated as MKFTDGFWLMRHGVTVDYAAEAYDISRTDDTPDGPGLVVHAPTKVIAKRGDVLNRTLLTVTLSSPLEGVVRVRIVHHDGAGRGRGFALPGAVGGGDVDVEAGTLTAGRLVARIAPGAPWDLSFELDGRRVTGSGHRSVGRVSLAADADVDAGVISNRGADTGIPASRHFLHEQLDLGVGDTVYGLGERFGPVVKNGQTVEIWNADGGTSSEQAYKSVPFYVSSGGYGVLVNDPGHVSFEVGSENVERVQFSVSGEALEYFVIAGPTPKEVLERYTALTGRPPVIPAWSFGTWLSTSFTTDYDEQTVTSFIDGMAERDLPLSVFHFDCFWMREFTWTDFTWDDRVFPDPDAMLQRLHDRGLRVSVWINPYIAQRSVLFAEGVANGYFVRRPDGSPWQWDLWTPGMALVDFTNPDATRWYQDHLRRLIAQGVDCFKTDFGERIPTDVVWHDGTDPERMHNLYAQLYNAAVHEVLVDERGSGEAVLFARSATAGGQMMPVHWGGDNSSTFASMAETLRGGLSLAWSGFAFWSHDIGGFEGTPDPAVFKRWIAYGMLSSHSRFHGSDSYRVPWAFDDEAVEVTRSFSRLKLRLMPYLYAAAREAAATGVPVMRPMALEFPDDPTTLHLDRQYMLGGDLLVAPVFSASGDVSVYLPEGEWTHLLSGERVAGGGWRRETHGFDSLPLYVRPGAVLPWGAREDRPDYDYLEGLSLRVFPGGSGVAEVTVTAPDGRSETFRVDRGDVTE; from the coding sequence ATGAAGTTCACCGATGGGTTCTGGCTCATGCGTCACGGCGTGACCGTCGACTACGCGGCCGAGGCCTACGACATCAGCCGGACCGACGACACCCCGGACGGACCGGGACTGGTGGTGCACGCCCCGACCAAGGTCATCGCCAAGCGCGGCGACGTCCTCAACCGGACGCTCCTGACCGTCACGCTGTCGTCGCCGCTCGAGGGGGTCGTGCGCGTGCGGATCGTGCACCACGACGGCGCCGGACGCGGGCGCGGGTTCGCGCTGCCGGGGGCCGTCGGCGGCGGCGACGTCGATGTCGAGGCGGGCACCCTGACGGCGGGGCGGCTCGTCGCGCGCATCGCGCCGGGCGCGCCGTGGGACCTGTCCTTCGAGCTCGACGGGCGGCGGGTGACGGGCAGCGGGCACCGCTCGGTCGGTCGCGTGAGCCTCGCGGCGGACGCCGACGTCGACGCCGGCGTGATCTCGAACCGGGGTGCGGACACCGGCATCCCGGCATCCCGTCACTTCCTCCACGAGCAGCTCGACCTCGGCGTGGGCGACACCGTCTACGGGCTCGGCGAACGCTTCGGGCCGGTCGTGAAGAACGGCCAGACCGTCGAGATCTGGAACGCCGACGGCGGCACCTCGAGCGAGCAGGCGTACAAGAGCGTGCCGTTCTACGTCTCGTCCGGCGGCTACGGCGTGCTCGTGAACGACCCCGGGCACGTCTCGTTCGAGGTCGGGTCCGAGAACGTCGAGCGCGTGCAGTTCTCGGTCTCGGGCGAGGCGCTGGAGTACTTCGTCATCGCCGGCCCCACCCCCAAGGAGGTGCTCGAGCGCTACACCGCGCTCACCGGCCGGCCCCCCGTGATCCCCGCGTGGTCGTTCGGCACGTGGCTCAGCACCTCGTTCACCACCGACTACGACGAGCAGACCGTCACCTCGTTCATCGACGGGATGGCCGAGCGCGACCTGCCGCTGTCGGTGTTCCACTTCGACTGCTTCTGGATGCGCGAGTTCACGTGGACCGACTTCACGTGGGACGACCGGGTCTTCCCGGATCCGGATGCCATGCTCCAGCGCCTCCACGACCGCGGCCTGCGGGTGTCGGTGTGGATCAACCCGTACATCGCGCAGCGTTCCGTGCTGTTCGCGGAGGGGGTCGCGAACGGGTACTTCGTGCGCCGACCCGACGGGTCGCCCTGGCAGTGGGACCTGTGGACTCCGGGCATGGCGCTCGTCGACTTCACCAACCCCGATGCGACGCGCTGGTACCAGGACCACCTGCGTCGCCTGATCGCGCAGGGCGTGGACTGCTTCAAGACCGACTTCGGCGAGCGGATCCCCACCGACGTCGTCTGGCACGACGGCACCGACCCCGAGCGCATGCACAACCTCTATGCGCAGCTCTACAACGCGGCGGTGCACGAGGTGCTCGTCGACGAGCGGGGCTCCGGGGAAGCGGTGCTCTTCGCGCGGTCGGCCACGGCGGGCGGGCAGATGATGCCCGTGCACTGGGGCGGCGACAACTCCTCGACGTTCGCGTCGATGGCCGAGACGCTGCGCGGCGGTCTGTCGCTCGCGTGGAGCGGATTCGCGTTCTGGAGCCACGACATCGGCGGCTTCGAGGGAACCCCCGACCCCGCCGTGTTCAAGCGCTGGATCGCGTACGGGATGCTGTCGTCGCACAGCCGCTTCCACGGCTCGGACTCGTACCGGGTGCCGTGGGCGTTCGACGACGAAGCGGTCGAGGTGACGCGGTCGTTCTCGCGCCTGAAGCTCCGACTGATGCCGTACCTGTACGCGGCGGCGCGGGAGGCCGCGGCGACGGGTGTTCCGGTGATGCGGCCGATGGCGCTGGAGTTCCCCGACGACCCCACGACCCTGCACCTCGATCGCCAGTACATGCTCGGCGGCGATCTGCTCGTGGCGCCGGTGTTCTCGGCATCCGGTGACGTGAGCGTCTACCTGCCCGAGGGGGAGTGGACGCATCTGCTGTCGGGGGAGCGGGTCGCGGGCGGCGGGTGGCGGCGCGAGACGCACGGCTTCGACTCGCTGCCGCTGTACGTGCGGCCCGGGGCGGTGCTGCCGTGGGGTGCGCGCGAGGACCGGCCCGATTACGACTACCTCGAGGGGTTGTCGCTGCGGGTGTTCCCGGGTGGGTCGGGGGTGGCCGAGGTCACGGTTACGGCGCCCGATGGACGGAGCGAGACGTTCCGGGTGGACCGGGGGGATGTGACGGAGTAG
- a CDS encoding carbohydrate ABC transporter permease — protein sequence MASASVLTTTAAERPPRRRAGGSGRGGMTRRRPVDWLLLALVVVGALLVLAPFYLVLVNSFKSPLDYATSGPLALPQQLDFGGIIDFWNRVDFPRKVGNSILISGVVAVLAVLISVLNAFAIGIGRVRGRTGIVLLFLLANLLPQEALLYPLYYMFKEVGLYDNVWSVIIVFTVVQAAFGTYLLSSVYGTFPREILEAAAIDGASRWQILWRVIFPISRPTLAVLLIFFFIWTWNEFLIPLTFLASNDNQTVPVAISVLQGDRLMDVTTISASALLGIIPTLIFFLIFQRTLTRGITAGAVK from the coding sequence ATGGCCTCGGCATCCGTTCTCACGACCACCGCTGCGGAGCGGCCGCCCCGGCGTCGCGCGGGCGGTTCAGGCCGCGGCGGCATGACCCGCCGTCGCCCGGTCGACTGGCTGCTGCTCGCGCTCGTCGTCGTCGGAGCACTGCTCGTGCTCGCGCCGTTCTACCTCGTGCTCGTGAACTCGTTCAAGTCGCCGCTCGACTACGCGACCTCGGGCCCGCTCGCGCTCCCGCAGCAGCTCGATTTCGGCGGGATCATCGACTTCTGGAACCGCGTCGACTTCCCTCGCAAGGTCGGCAACTCGATCCTCATCTCGGGCGTCGTCGCGGTGCTCGCGGTGCTGATCTCGGTGCTGAACGCCTTCGCGATCGGCATCGGGCGGGTGCGCGGGCGCACCGGGATCGTGCTGCTGTTCCTCCTGGCCAACCTGCTGCCGCAGGAGGCGCTGCTGTACCCGCTGTACTACATGTTCAAAGAGGTCGGTCTGTACGACAACGTCTGGTCGGTGATCATCGTCTTCACCGTGGTGCAGGCGGCGTTCGGCACCTACCTGCTGTCGTCGGTCTACGGCACGTTCCCGCGCGAGATCCTCGAGGCCGCCGCGATCGACGGGGCGAGCCGCTGGCAGATCCTCTGGCGCGTGATCTTCCCGATCAGCCGGCCGACCCTCGCGGTACTGCTCATCTTCTTCTTCATCTGGACGTGGAACGAGTTCCTCATCCCGCTGACGTTCCTGGCATCCAACGACAACCAGACCGTGCCGGTCGCGATCAGCGTCCTGCAGGGCGACCGCCTCATGGACGTCACCACCATCAGCGCGTCGGCGCTGCTCGGCATCATCCCGACGCTCATCTTCTTCCTCATCTTCCAACGCACGCTGACACGCGGCATCACGGCAGGAGCAGTCAAGTAA
- a CDS encoding serine hydrolase domain-containing protein, producing MVDLWGGTDPLSGADWVHDSATLAFSAAKGMIALLAAQQVQAGALDPLAPVARYWPEFAAAGKDGITVADVLTHVAGMPTLPIETPEDLLDPVGLAARVASRAPDFAPRSARVYHVLSYGTIVGEILRRVTGTDAATLLREKVADPLGAALWLGLPASEDPRFLPALMEPIVPPPAPVGTPEASGAACAAAYRSTLQIVPLFERVDGELGTEPVNGVPFRRALVAGGGLVADARSLARVYGACVAPVDGVRLLDDETVARVSRDWQHGIREPSCLPGAAPTERWGLGFEISHPLNRMLGEGSFGHSGMGGRLAFAHAPSRTGFAFVGQRMTFPAPGQDPRWALLLDALARV from the coding sequence GTGGTCGACCTGTGGGGCGGTACCGACCCCCTCTCGGGGGCCGATTGGGTTCACGACAGCGCCACTCTCGCCTTCTCGGCGGCGAAGGGCATGATCGCGCTGTTGGCCGCGCAGCAGGTGCAGGCGGGTGCGCTCGATCCGCTCGCGCCGGTGGCCCGGTACTGGCCGGAGTTCGCGGCGGCAGGCAAGGACGGCATCACGGTCGCCGACGTCCTCACCCATGTCGCCGGGATGCCGACGCTCCCCATCGAGACGCCCGAAGACCTGCTCGATCCGGTCGGTCTCGCCGCGCGGGTCGCGTCGCGCGCCCCCGACTTCGCTCCCCGCAGCGCCCGCGTGTACCACGTGCTCAGTTACGGGACGATCGTCGGGGAGATCCTTCGTCGCGTGACCGGGACGGATGCCGCGACCCTCCTCCGCGAGAAGGTCGCCGACCCGCTGGGGGCCGCGCTGTGGTTGGGTCTTCCGGCATCCGAGGATCCGCGTTTCCTCCCCGCCCTCATGGAACCGATCGTGCCGCCGCCCGCGCCGGTGGGGACCCCCGAGGCATCCGGTGCCGCCTGTGCGGCGGCGTACCGCAGCACCCTGCAGATCGTGCCGCTGTTCGAGCGGGTCGATGGCGAGCTCGGCACCGAGCCCGTGAACGGCGTGCCTTTCCGTCGGGCACTCGTCGCGGGCGGTGGTCTCGTGGCCGACGCTCGCTCCCTCGCTCGCGTCTACGGCGCGTGCGTCGCGCCGGTCGACGGCGTCCGCCTGCTCGACGACGAGACGGTCGCCCGGGTCTCGCGCGACTGGCAGCACGGCATCCGGGAGCCCTCGTGCCTCCCGGGCGCTGCGCCGACCGAGCGGTGGGGGCTCGGATTCGAGATCTCGCACCCCCTCAACCGGATGCTCGGTGAGGGATCCTTCGGCCACTCGGGCATGGGGGGTCGACTCGCCTTCGCGCATGCCCCGTCGCGCACCGGGTTCGCCTTCGTCGGACAGAGGATGACGTTCCCGGCGCCGGGACAGGATCCCCGGTGGGCGCTCCTCCTGGACGCGCTCGCTCGGGTCTGA